From Tripterygium wilfordii isolate XIE 37 chromosome 16, ASM1340144v1, whole genome shotgun sequence, one genomic window encodes:
- the LOC119981384 gene encoding transcription factor CPC-like yields MMDKRPRKQAKTRSTTSEEVSSIEWEFIKMTEQEEDLIYRMHRLVGDKWDLIAGRIPGRKAEEIERFWIMRHGEVFAEKRNEHQANNS; encoded by the exons ATGATGGATAAGCGTCCCCGCAAGCAAGCCAAAACCAGAAGCACAACCTCTGAAG AAGTGAGTAGCATCGAATGGGAATTCATCAAGATgacagaacaagaagaagatctTATATACAGAATGCATAGGCTGGTTGGAGACAA GTGGGATTTGATAGCGGGACGGATACCGGGCCGTAAAGCAGAAGAAATAGAGAGGTTTTGGATAATGAGACATGGTGAAGTTTTTGCTGAGAAAAGAAATGAACACCAAGCCAACAACTCCTGA